One genomic window of Bos taurus isolate L1 Dominette 01449 registration number 42190680 breed Hereford chromosome Y, ARS-UCD2.0, whole genome shotgun sequence includes the following:
- the LOC132344708 gene encoding heat shock transcription factor, Y-linked-like, translating into MAHIPSEIQDGPPKDESTDSETSIRSLYDYTLTRDSVLRSMIEEYAFQALSEDLVIKRPCYKYSVSETDEVTNFLSLTFPQKLWNIVESDQFESIWWDERGTCIVIHEELFKKEVLERKAPFRIFETKSMKSLIRQLNLYGFSKKRQTFQRSASLPVFLEEENNISLLSKLQTYYNPNFKRGHPQLLLRVQRRVGINNVSQISSLVQDNKKHVKASVNEDDRNSEFIPEISRESAFSASTRLPVPFIQKPHTIQIVTNTNALSPCDLPNHPSPISVRQTEQILVNQPAVLKKLSIFNWHSHSSYTQVNGPIEDFATTTTSTSQNHIVSPLQSTYSGLMVEPSKFPV; encoded by the exons atggcacatataccttcagaaattcaagatgggcctcctaaggatgaatcaactgattcagaaacctccattagatctttgtatgattatacacttactagggactcagttttgagatctatgattgaagaatatgcttttcaggctttgtctgaggatcttgtgataaaaaggccatgctacaaatattctgtatctgaaacagatgaggtgactaattttctttcactcacctttccacaaaaactttggaatatagttgaaagtgatcagtttgaatctatttggtgggatgagagaggcacatgtatagtgatccacgaagaactctttaagaaagaagtcttggaaagaaaggcacctttcagaatatttgaaaccaagagtatgaagagtttaattcgacagcttaacctttatggatttagtaaaaagcgacaaacttttcaaagatctgcttcactacctgtctttctggaagaagaaaacaacatctctcttttgagtaag ttacagacctactataatccaaatttcaaaagaggtcatcctcaacttttattaagagtgcaaagaagagttgggattaataatgtgtctcaaatatcttcattagtgcaagataacaagaagcatgttaaagcaagtgtcaacgaagatgatcgtaactctgaatttattccagaaattagtagagagagcgcattttcagcctccacacgtttacctgtgcctttcatacaaaagcctcataccatccagattgtcactaatacaaatgccctatctccatgtgacttacctaaccacccatcaccaatatcggttagacaaacagaacagattttggtaaatcaacctgctgttttaaaaaagttgagcatttttaattggcattcacatagcagctacactcaagtaaatggccccattgaggactttgctactacaactacatctacttctcagaaccacattgtatccccattacagagcacttattctggactgatggtggagccttctaaatttccagtc